Genomic segment of Salvia splendens isolate huo1 chromosome 12, SspV2, whole genome shotgun sequence:
AACATTTAATCAAATAGAAGAAATCAACAATATGTGTATGTAAAAGTTGCAAGGAGGTAAAATCAACCTGGTGTTGAGCAGACAATGCCGAGATTCGGAAAAGAAGAGGAGAGATGTTGGTTGGTTATGCATTATGCCAGAAATTAGGTGTTGCTGTTTCAGTTTGTTTGATCAGCTTATAATTGGTGGCAACATATAACCTCTCCTTTTGTGTGAGAGTGGAATTTTAGCCTTGTTTTACTGAGTAATCAGTTATTGTAATGCAGTGCAAAAGCTACGTGCATAATTTCTTCTCAGAGAATCCCTTTCTTGTACgtttaattagttttttttctaGAGCAACAAACATGACGATGGCTCAAGGAATTAGCCATACATAATACGTACTCCCTTTGTCCATCATTTAAAGAACTGTTTTGCCCTTTTTGGCTATCCACGATTtgccatttaatttatttcacttttagtaTGCGAACTCCACATTCCACCAAATTTTTATACTCACGATCCAatgtaaaactaatactttaccTGGGTCTCAcgttccactcacttttctctGTTTACTTTTAGAATCGGACACCCTTTTTCACTTGTgctaaattaatactcctattaaataatattattcaattactaactattaaaaattaaaataagtaaaagTATTATAAACAGATGTTAAATATTTAAAAGCACTcttataatagtagtagtaatagaaaaacaaatatttCCAATTTTGTAATACTACAAGGCCTTTTAATACTAATGGAGTaggtatataaataaataaattaaaccaGCCTAGAATGAGAAAAATAGGCCCAATAGCGCAATCCGCCCAAACCTCTCTCTCACGGCCACATCCACAGCTACAGCTATTCATTCAAGCTCAAGCTCAAGCACAAGCACAAGCACGCTCAATCTCAGGCATATACTACAACGCAAGCATGAAGCCATGAATTATTCGCAACTATCAATTCGGCAGGTAATTCCTCAACCTCTTCCCCTTTTGCTTCAATTATCGTCGTCACTTATTCGGAACTTTCGTCGAACACTTTCAGGTTATATGTGCTAAAGTAGATTTTCCAATATTGGTTTTTTCCGTTCGACTATTCAAGGCATCTGGTTACAGTGTTCCTACCCATAAGGTAAGCGAAAgctaaaaatcatcaaattagTAATTTTTTCTGCTCTTTCATGCTTGAATTTTACATTCAAACTGCAATTTTCACTGTTTAGTCAAAAGCGATAGCTTCTCAGCAACGCTTACGCGGAGACCGAAATGATCAATCTTTGGTTCAATCAAATCCTGCTGAGAAGTGCGTGGTTTCGTTTTTGCTTATTGTTATAATTAAGTTAGTTTCTTTCACATGTTGATGACAAACATTTATTTAATCAGCAAATATTTTGTGCATCTGACAACAGGAAGCTTGTTCGGAAGCCGGGAAGAAAGGAGCACCACTTATGGCAAAGGAGAGATCAAACTGGTTCAGGACAAAAAGCACTGAATCTTATTCAAACTGTATGTAAGATTGCCTTTGGGTTTAAATTATTCCCTGATTTTGTTATGTTGTTAAATGGGATGGTGCAATTTTTCTTAATACTCAACATCAGAATAAATTTGTGTGATTTTGATAGATTTGTGGACTTCCAAATGAGAAAGAGGCTGTTTATAGCGCCCTTGATGAGTGGTTAGCATGGGAGACTGAATTTCCATTAATTGCTGCGGCAAAGGCTATGGTGATCTTAAGGAAGAGGAGTCAGTGGAAAAGAATCATTCAGGTATGATGTTTATGATGACACATTAAAAGGATATACGGTGGTATACTGTTAAAGGGCCACCAATTGTTCGTAGTTATTTATACTGAATTGTATGTGTTGTAGCAGATTGTGTTATCTATGCTGTTAGGAAGTCAGTTAATGGACATTCTGGAGATGCTTATTCTTATTATGTGTTTGAGAATGATTTCCCTCGG
This window contains:
- the LOC121757247 gene encoding pentatricopeptide repeat-containing protein At4g18975, chloroplastic-like, whose translation is MNYSQLSIRQVICAKVDFPILVFSVRLFKASGYSVPTHKSKAIASQQRLRGDRNDQSLVQSNPAEKKLVRKPGRKEHHLWQRRDQTGSGQKALNLIQTICGLPNEKEAVYSALDEWLAWETEFPLIAAAKAMVILRKRSQWKRIIQVAKWMLSKGQGATMATYDHLLLAFDMDKRPDEAKTLWNMILHAHNRSISKRLFSRMISLYDHHNMPNDVIQVFADMEELEVKPDEDTVRRIARAFEVLGQEDNHKQFLMKYQRKWKYIHFKGERVRVRT